One stretch of Amycolatopsis sp. NBC_00345 DNA includes these proteins:
- a CDS encoding DciA family protein codes for MPGTGRTSAASATPSTELPTPPSAGAAAWPRSIGRARGGPAQGGQGQGGQAERGQKWGGRSSGTRSRTSGQAGNSQASDGRTGYGRSAANRSASSWNARGQSRANGAAANPGPNGQNTASPNGQNAGGQGSAGQGPASERRANRGAADQPTTNNQPTADEPATGRTSGRDLAHAALEAAKAKAKERGAPPNLRRGRITGGGGGQNPRRRRWSGSGADARDPQPLGRLVSRLISDSGWQDTMTNARVFGQWARLVGEDVAEHAQPVALTDGELTVRASSTAWATQLRLLQGKLLAKIAAGVGHGVVKRMRIQGPTAPSWRKGPRHVPGRGPRDTYG; via the coding sequence TTGCCCGGGACCGGCCGGACATCCGCGGCTTCGGCAACACCGTCGACAGAACTTCCGACGCCGCCTTCGGCCGGTGCCGCCGCGTGGCCGCGTTCGATCGGCCGGGCTCGCGGTGGTCCGGCCCAGGGTGGTCAAGGGCAGGGTGGTCAGGCTGAGCGTGGCCAGAAGTGGGGCGGCCGGTCTTCCGGTACGCGGTCACGGACCAGCGGTCAGGCGGGCAACAGCCAGGCGTCCGACGGCCGGACGGGCTACGGGCGATCCGCGGCCAACCGGAGCGCAAGCAGCTGGAACGCGCGCGGCCAGAGCCGGGCGAACGGGGCCGCCGCCAACCCCGGCCCGAACGGCCAGAACACCGCCAGCCCGAACGGTCAGAATGCAGGCGGCCAGGGGTCGGCTGGTCAGGGCCCGGCCAGCGAGCGTCGGGCCAACCGCGGTGCGGCCGACCAGCCCACCACCAACAACCAGCCCACCGCCGATGAGCCGGCCACCGGCCGGACCTCCGGCCGGGACCTCGCGCACGCCGCGCTCGAGGCGGCCAAGGCGAAGGCCAAGGAGCGGGGCGCCCCGCCGAACCTGCGCCGTGGGCGGATCACCGGCGGCGGTGGTGGCCAGAACCCGCGCCGGCGACGGTGGTCCGGCTCGGGTGCGGACGCGCGCGACCCGCAGCCGCTCGGCCGGCTCGTCTCGCGGCTGATCTCCGACAGCGGCTGGCAGGACACCATGACGAACGCGCGGGTGTTCGGCCAGTGGGCCCGGCTCGTCGGGGAGGACGTCGCCGAGCACGCCCAGCCGGTGGCGCTCACGGACGGCGAGCTGACCGTGCGCGCGAGTTCCACGGCGTGGGCCACGCAGCTGCGTTTGCTACAGGGGAAGTTGTTGGCGAAGATCGCTGCGGGCGTCGGCCACGGCGTCGTCAAGCGCATGCGGATCCAGGGCCCGACCGCTCCGAGCTGGCGGAAAGGGCCCCGTCACGTGCCGGGGCGCGGGCCTCGTGACACGTACGGCTGA
- the gyrB gene encoding DNA topoisomerase (ATP-hydrolyzing) subunit B, producing MTENKSEYNASSITVLEGLEAVRKRPGMYIGSTGERGLHHLVQEVVDNSVDEAMAGYATKVEVTLLADGGVRVVDDGRGIPVDMHPKEKKPTLEVVLTILHAGGKFDSDSYAVSGGLHGVGVSVVNALSTRLLAEIKVGGRSWRQLYTDQIAGELEDLGPAEGTGTTITFWADSGIFETTTYNFETISRRLQEMAFLNKGLTLSLRDERVADEETEQDAQGKQARVKEKVYCYPGGLEDFVRHINASKDPIHESVISFDAKGPGLEVEVAMQWNNGFTPSVYTFANTINTIEGGTHEEGFRAALTRVVNSYARDKKLLKEKDANLTGDDVREGLAAIVSIKLAEPQFEGQTKTKLGNSEAKTFVQQQSNEWLADWFERNPSESKTIINKSISSAQARMAARKARDLVRRKGALEIGGLPGKLKDCRSTNPAECELYIVEGDSAGGSAKEGRDSMYQAILPIRGKIINVEKARIDRVLKNTEVQSLITALGTGIHDDFDLAKLRYHKIVLMADADVDGQHITTLLLTLLFRFMTPLIEHGHVFLSRPPLYKIKWPRQEPEYAYSDKERDAVIQAGVEAGRRLPKDDAIQRYKGLGEMNAEELWETTMDPANRLLGQVTLDDAAQADELFSVLMGEDVEARRSFITRNAKDVRFLDV from the coding sequence GTGACCGAGAACAAGAGCGAGTACAACGCGTCGTCCATCACCGTGCTCGAAGGCCTCGAAGCGGTCCGCAAACGTCCTGGCATGTACATCGGTTCCACCGGTGAACGCGGTCTCCACCACCTGGTCCAGGAGGTGGTGGACAACTCCGTGGACGAGGCGATGGCGGGTTACGCCACCAAGGTCGAGGTTACCCTCCTGGCCGACGGCGGGGTGCGGGTCGTCGACGACGGCCGCGGCATCCCGGTGGACATGCACCCCAAGGAGAAGAAGCCGACCCTCGAGGTCGTGCTCACCATCCTGCACGCGGGCGGCAAGTTCGACAGCGACTCCTACGCGGTGTCCGGCGGCCTGCACGGCGTCGGCGTCTCGGTGGTGAACGCGCTGTCGACGAGGCTTCTCGCGGAGATCAAGGTCGGCGGCCGGAGCTGGCGCCAGCTCTACACCGACCAGATCGCCGGTGAGCTGGAGGACCTCGGCCCCGCCGAGGGCACCGGCACCACGATCACCTTCTGGGCCGACTCGGGCATCTTCGAGACGACCACGTACAACTTCGAGACGATCTCCCGTCGGCTGCAGGAGATGGCGTTCCTGAACAAGGGCCTCACCCTGTCGCTGCGCGACGAGCGTGTCGCCGACGAGGAGACCGAGCAGGACGCCCAGGGCAAGCAGGCCCGCGTCAAGGAGAAGGTCTACTGCTACCCCGGCGGACTCGAGGACTTCGTCCGGCACATCAACGCCAGCAAGGACCCGATCCACGAGAGCGTGATCTCCTTCGACGCCAAGGGCCCCGGCCTCGAGGTCGAGGTCGCGATGCAGTGGAACAACGGGTTCACGCCGTCGGTGTACACGTTCGCCAACACGATCAACACGATCGAGGGCGGCACGCACGAGGAGGGCTTCCGCGCGGCGCTCACGCGCGTGGTCAACTCCTACGCGCGCGACAAGAAGCTGCTCAAGGAGAAGGACGCGAACCTCACCGGTGACGACGTCCGCGAGGGCCTCGCCGCGATCGTCTCCATCAAGCTGGCCGAGCCGCAGTTCGAGGGGCAGACCAAGACCAAGCTGGGCAACAGCGAGGCCAAGACGTTCGTGCAGCAGCAGTCGAACGAGTGGCTCGCCGACTGGTTCGAGCGCAATCCGTCCGAGTCGAAGACGATCATCAACAAGTCGATCTCCTCGGCGCAGGCGCGGATGGCCGCGCGCAAGGCCCGTGACCTGGTCCGCCGCAAGGGCGCGCTGGAGATCGGCGGCCTGCCCGGCAAGCTGAAGGACTGCCGCTCCACCAACCCGGCCGAGTGCGAGCTCTACATCGTGGAGGGCGACTCGGCCGGCGGCTCCGCCAAGGAAGGCCGCGACTCGATGTACCAGGCGATCCTGCCGATCCGCGGCAAGATCATCAACGTCGAGAAGGCCCGCATCGACCGCGTCCTCAAGAACACCGAGGTCCAGTCGCTGATCACCGCGCTGGGCACCGGCATCCACGACGACTTCGACCTGGCGAAGCTGCGCTACCACAAGATCGTGCTGATGGCGGACGCCGACGTCGACGGCCAGCACATCACCACGCTGCTGCTCACGCTGCTGTTCCGCTTCATGACGCCGCTGATCGAGCACGGCCACGTCTTCCTCTCGCGGCCGCCGCTGTACAAGATCAAGTGGCCGCGCCAGGAGCCGGAGTACGCCTACTCCGACAAGGAGCGCGACGCCGTCATCCAGGCCGGGGTCGAGGCCGGCCGCCGGCTGCCGAAGGACGACGCGATCCAGCGTTACAAGGGTCTCGGCGAGAT